Genomic DNA from Dermacentor variabilis isolate Ectoservices chromosome 6, ASM5094787v1, whole genome shotgun sequence:
tttttcagtttaagcAAAAAACTCTAAACCCTGTTTATGATCAAGCTTTACAATTTAAAATAACATCAATAATTTCTGGGATGGTATGTCCCAATTGGTCGTTTTGACAGATATTACGCTGAAGAACCCACTGTCCTTGCTAAATCCTTCAGGTGGCCAGGACTAGAAAACTCATTTGTATCCATAACCCCTGTCAGAAATGAGAGCAGCATGTGGCAAAAGCAAACACTCCCACTGCTTATAGAAAGCTAGTGTTATCAATGATAGAAACCACCTCCTAAATTTTGCATGGCAATATATAGTAAATAGCACAGCTTTAGTTGAAACAAGCTATTTGGTATACTAAACTACACTCTTTGAatgaaatacagtcaaacctcgttatacCAAAGTCTCACCAAACACAAAAATACTTTCATCATATTCCATACTCATTATAAACATATATTTATGACATGCCATATCAAAGAGAAACATTTTATATTTGCTATGTTATATTTGATGATTCATCAAATCcatgttcgttatatcgaggttcgtcTGTAAACAGAGTCTGCTTGTTTTGTGCTACTTCAGCACAACCTGCACCACTTTTTTGCAATGGTTTTGACTTCTTGAGCCCTGTTCATATGACCTCCCTGACCACAGTGTCAAGAATGAAAAATCTCACTACTTTAAGAATGTGGCATGTCACACAAAGTTTCTGTGAATCTTTCAACAGAAACAAGAGTCTGAATGGTCTTCACCAGGGGCTGCCCTTTACTGGGAATATGGTTTCACACCCACAAGCCAGCATAGGATACGATGCATGCGACATAATGTGCTGTTGCACTTCTGTTCGCAACAGCCTGCTCACAAGATCACCAACAGGACAGCATCCAAAGATGTTTGGGTGCAAGGTGATCCTCTAAAGCAGAGAAAAGGCAGCATACAGCGGTTCACTGCATTCAATGTGAGATGAGCAGGGCATGCTAAGCCAAATGGCAAGAGTGGGTTGGTGTACCTTGATAAGGCtgcggggctcttgatagcgcaCAGTGATAGTTGAACCATCTGGCTGCACGAGCACTGTCGGGTAGTGCCGCACATAAGTTGCCCGCTTCACACGGCTCACAAATGCAGTGTTGCTGGCTTCACGGACACCAACACGGACAGGCACGAATGCCAATACCGTCCTGCACAGATTCCATCCCCAGAAAAAGAGTTTGAGTGCGCCATTAAAACTGAGACATTTCTTAACTGCCTAAGTAACACACAAGTAAATATGACGTGACTGCTCTATATAAAAGAATACAAGTGCCCCATGGCCTGTATATACAATAATCCCATGTGAACACACATGGGAACATCAGTTCTTTACACAGACCCTTTTCATTGCACTCCCATGGGTGCttccatgtttgatcacgtggtgatgaTCCCATTACGTGCATCAGCCGGCCTTTGCTGCCCGGCAGCGCACGATGCCAGTACGACACAGCAAGCAGCTTTTTCAGCATTTGTTGCCGACAATGACTGCATGAACAGCACGAAGCTTTGGCCAAAGCTTCACAAGAGATGTAAATGTTGCATATTCATCCTTCCGAGCTCATTTCAC
This window encodes:
- the mRpL55 gene encoding mitochondrial ribosomal protein L55 — protein: MLRTVLAFVPVRVGVREASNTAFVSRVKRATYVRHYPTVLVQPDGSTITVRYQEPRSLIKLPLKFEELTPEEQQLVLVKRKPPEVVVIQEELEDNFDSQRYLKFIKKKKK